The genomic interval ACCCTTGAATATTCTTGCACAGATATTCTCTAGTCTCCAGGACATAGTTTGTAATAAAATGTATTGCACTCACTCTCCTTCACCTGCCTTGTAACCTTCTACGTCATTTTAGGATAATTTGGGGCACCCCCGTAGTGTAAGGTTAAGGCGCTTAACACGAACCATGGCATAGTCCCGCAATGTCTCAAATTCAACCTTTGCTGCGTGAAGTTCTCCACTCTCTACTCGTTTCCTGTCATCTCTGAACTGTCAAAATCTCTAAGAAAGgtataaaaataatcaatttaacatttttctgAATGGCCTTTAACAACATCCATCATTTGTGAGTGTCAAAACGTTTTAATTACGCTCTCTATGATATCACAAAACCGCAAAAACAGCCCAGAAATGCAAATTTCTGTTGCTGTTTTCAAATCATAACCGTGCAAAGAAAAGCAGCGTCTACGCCCAAAAGTGTTGCAACTGAACTGGAAACTTGTTGAAACGGTTCTCCGTTAGTGAAAGGCAGCAAGCACTCAAAGCTGAGCTGTAAAGGAAAGATCTGTCTGTTCCTTAAAGCGCTGCTACCACGAACCAGGAGCTTCTAATGAGATGTGGGTGTCTCTCTGGTGGATTAGCAGCAGGGACGTCTGCCATGTTTTAATCATACTGTGAGGCTCTCTGTGTAGAATTCCTGTCATTTTTACTGCATGCTGTCTCATTAAGAAGATTAGaattaaacaataataaagatTAAAGCTTTGACTTGTAAGAGGGATTTCTTAAAGACGGTAGATGATTATCTTCATGCAGggatggaagaagtactcagatcctttacttaagtaaaagcattctgcagttttatatttttatagaacattatattgtgttttttatcacTAATGAGTACACGgaagagcattttaatgttgtagttcgtCAATGTGGAGCCAATTTTAGATCCTTTGTATACTACTGCGtagattagtagtatagtaggcTGCTACTGCATCATaccatatgttttttttatgttaaaaataACTTATAATTATAAGTGTCAAATACATGTAATGGagtaaaatattacaatatttcctgctgaaatgtagtggagtagaagtataaagtagcataaaatggtagtacagtacttgagtaagtAATGGGAATAGGTACAGCAAGCCGGtgacttacttaagaaatcaataatttcacacaaaaactgTCAGCCAGAGTCCAAGATCAGAACttcgcccatagcaacagtctgttatacatagcaacggtctgctataaagaaataacagactgtagaacgccgtgattgaccaatcagaattgagaattcaacacagccgttcaataaatgtacttagtaCATTACACCACAGTCTTTATGCTTTATGCACTCGTAAAGGTGTGATAAGTACTAGAAGAACAGCGAGTCTGCAAAATCCTGGCAATAAAAATATATCCCTGCCCATCATCTGCTCTCTTCCTCACCTTAGTGGAGATGCTGACGCTGTTCTCCTGCATGTGCATGATGGCCTCCGACACTTTCACAGAGATGGAGTCGGCTGCAAGCTCCATGTTGAATGGCCCCTCCAGCTTCTCAGAAACCAGGTACAGAGCATCTGATAGAGGTCAGAGGGAGATACAGAAATAGAGATGACAGGGTGATAAAGGGTTGGCCTATTCTAGACCCCGACAAACATCAATACTGTGGTTTCCTGTGTCTGGATTCTGTGTATGAGGTTACAGGACTGGACGATTAGGAAGCAAGCCAACATCACATGAAGAGAAGTGTAAGGAGTAATGGTTGGATAAAAAGGTTACATGAGGGTAAAATGGGATTGGATGTACGACACATGGATTGAGTGATGAAAGGTGAGAGGACGCACTGCAcatgaaaaggagaaaaaagaggAAGGAACGTAAGGGTTTGATGAAAGGGGAAAGGAAACATAGGAAGACAGATCAATTGTGAAGGAGCAGAGAAGCATGAATGATTAATGGGGGAGGTATTCATTAGGGGGAAAGGAAGTGAAAGTCAAATGAGGGCAATAAAAGGAGTCTACTTTTAGGTATGctcaatttaataatgataataattcaaaaggtaaatttaaaatgtaatttgggccgtgacatttttttaatgatctAATATTATTTAAGCAAAGGCTTCTTGTGGCTCTTTGAAATATGAGTGTGTCAATGAGTCACGCATCTGACCCCTAAACCCTCTCAAACAACAACGGGATGTAAAATATTTATTGTTCACCCACCAATGAAATTGTTCCATTCGGTGTCCAGGTCGCCCTGATTGGCTAAGCAGCCCTTCATCACGTTAAGGCACAGGGAGTGGCAGGGCCGCAGGGAGGGCACGCCTCGACACAGTGGGCAGTACCACTGACGCATCAGCCCGCGCACACACTCTGAATCTGCCGtcaactgaaacacacaaagcagTGGGTCGAAGAGTTAGGACAAGAAGAATAAATGAACAttgttaaaggttctctatacgatatccagagcatcaatatagcatcaaacaactattgtctatgtaaagatatagaggagtaatgtctacctgagcagagaatgaagtcgctctccctctgtgtgtgttgtaatcagagcttatATGTGCTTTAAgtaactttatttttggcatcaaaacaactatagttaccctttggcgtcactttaggtttaggcaacaaaaacaatttAGTTAGGtaaacttaggtttaggaaaaaaacaacatggttgggcttaaaactactacgtttgaaaagtgaaaattaaactgaacgttgtgaacgcgagacacgaacaaacagctgattgtaatgtgaaagtaaaacttaacacacgggacacaaacagcggtctccttgaTGAAAGCCTTATGTTTGTTGGaaccatccacctcctctcctgcccgcccaatgtgtttattttttgctctttaactacgtcaccacagtcactcccAGTGCACTCTCCCTGAGCGTTTACAGTTGCCgcggatgagtttacattgtagttaatggaaagcctggtgcattTCATACCAACGCTAAAGGATGCCTTTTATTGTGCCTTGGTATTTGATGTCCTGGGAGAACGGGCTATatagccgggccggctgcaCGCGTATTTTAATGCATGCAAGTCTCTCTGTTGTGTCCCACTGGCCAGCTAATGGCCAGCGCcttgcactgcgctcatacggagGTCAGAGCTGATAACACCATCCCGACCGATAGCGCCATCGTGGAAGTGTAGATTTATCtacaactgttttgataatcaaatgatagacatttttcaagcaaaaatgccaaatattttgtgtttccagcttctcaaatgtgaggattttttgcttttctttgtcatattatGATAGCGGGCCAAAAACAACAAGCAGGCCTGCGGGAAAttttaatggccatttttcactaccttctggcattttatagataaaacaattaatcccaaaaaataatcaacagataaaTCATTAATGAACATGATTGTTAGTCGCAGCCCTCGGAAAAATTATCTGATGTAATTGAGTCCAGCTTTTACTGAGTAAAGTGTTTACTCGCTGCTGGTTATAGATTTCTGCTTCTGGCTTTCAAGTTTTGATTTGTCATTTGAGATGTGAAGTGTTCTATTAACCCAACTTCATCATTTTAACCAGGCAAACCCCAGTTTTTTTTTGAGAAGGGCCATATAAATAAAGATACATATCATTATAAagacaaacatatatatatacagcagaCCAGACAACAATACAGGGGACTCACCTTTGTTGCTTTGTTAACAATATCCCGACCAGTAGCCAAGCCCTGAGATAATGCTCTGGCTGCAATGAAAGCCCTCGACACCTGAATATAAAAGGAAAGAGAACACAATAATGTTAGTCAGTTGATCATAATCATAACTGGAAATGATGCTGAATCAAAAAGCATCTTATCACAAGACACATACTTGTACTCGCAGTCTGCGGGGCACATCCCCAAACGGCTGCAGCTGTTCGGCATGTTTGCTGACACACTCCAGGTAGTCCTCACTGAACTGATACTGGGGGTTAACCAGAGAGAAGACTCGCTCCACCAGTCTGGACCAGAAGTCTGAGAGCACCTCTGACAGACTGACGCTGCCCCCTGTGGACACGAGAGCAACCGTCagcatacatacagtatctgtaatctgacaaaaatcatgttcctgtAGGGATTTCTTTAACAAAAATTTGTACGATATCTTTATATCGTGCTATGATGCTCATTGGGccatgttaaaggaatagttcacccCAAGTGCCAACTGATGCTTGTAAACCCAACAAACACACTGTGAGTTAGCCCCTACTACTTGAGCATGCAGCGCCTCCTGCCTGACCGCTGTAGGGTGCACATGCAGTTCCTTCTTTGTCAAGAAGGAAAATACAGATTATACTGAGACAAATTTACCTGACTTTTGGATATTgtaagcaaataaataaaacatttattgacATATTATTTTAAACTGACTACATAAAAGCCAAGTGACTAAGTGACCAAGTGACTCCTTTTATATCTATATTGTCTATTAAGCACAACACTAGCATATGTTGTGTTCACAATTTTTCCTCATTTACTTcttcctttaaaggtacagtgtgtaggtttTGGTAGcatctaatggtgtggttgGAGGCtgcaaccaaccgagtacccctccgctcactcctccctttccaagactgcggtaacgtgacgccgttcgcctcgctcagaggcaatccttaccataataacactactttaggcgggtggtaccacggttttgcatgctgcggctcatgttaccgcagtttcaaaagcgtgtcggagaactacggtggccttcaggtaacgtaaaaacgcaaaatGCTATCTCTAAGAGCCAGTAtttggtgcaacatggcggactccgtgaagaggacttgCTCCCTAtgcagatatgaagggctcattctaagctaacaaaagaacaatgattcttagtttcaggtgattatacactaatgaaaacttaGTTGTgactattatattccatttatgcaaTGGATCCCCATAAATGTtagacactgttcctttaaatgcgTTAGTGTGCTTATCAGTCTGTGTGCATTAGTCAACTGGCAGTAAGATTACTGAATATGCAACTCTCCAATCTGTAGTCTACAATACATCCTCAAATTAGCCATACATGTTGTTTGGCAGACAAAGACAGGTTGACTAAGCAGCAACAGCCTGCAGACAGACTCGCCAGCGAGTGGCCGTCATGCCAAAACGGAGCGATCCGGAACAGAAATAGAAACAGTCATCCGTGGGATCCCAATTCTCTCTCTGTATTTTCTCCAATTCTTCTTAACGTTTCAAGTCTCCTCAAAAGACATTGCTGCCTCTTTTCTGCTGCCCAGAGCGGCTGTGGATTCACCACAACAGGGATGTGGACTGATAAAACTTGCCACTGCAACAAGGAATCATCACAGCTCTGTACCAAACTGCTTTACCATCTTTACCAATTTTAACCAGACCAACCAAGcgtagttttttgtgtgtgcactgattcattcctggtggtggtgatggaggcCCAAAAGTCAGGTTGCTTACCTAAATAGCTGTCTCCTGAAATTTGGTTTTAGACCACTAAACTACCGGGACGTCCCAGATTTCACTGTTTTATCTGGCAAATTCAACCCAGCTATTATTGCTGCTTAGGAAAGACCATTTGACCATCTGAATAGGTGGATAAAGTGATTAAACTGACCAGAATAATATCTGCGCAGCTCCACAAACAGCTCCTGGAAGACGTGTGCGTTCTGGGTGAAGAGACGGCCGTAGGTCTTGGTGAACATCTGGTTCATAGACTTCTCTGACAAGTCTATAAGCTCTCTGAAGAACTCTGTAGACAGGAAAAACAGAGATTAGATATGAATTTGTCACTCATCTTATTCTCTTCTAATATATTAGCCAGGTTTCTACGCACGTAGGCGCTCCGTCACCCCCTCCGCTCCAAGATTAACAGCTCATAGGGACAGTTACATCAGATCCTGCATGCTGGTAAATGAGTATAACAACGTGTTCTCTATTTAGGACCTTAGGACTCATATGCAGTCTCCCACTCCTTCAGCATCTTTAAATGATTCATCCCGTACATTATATAAAAGGAtgaggagggggagaaaaaaaaggtgataGCAGTCCACAGCAGGTAGGAGGAGAAAGTGTAAATTCAGCTCTCTGCTATAGCTGCTACAAACCTGCATACAGAATTTGAGACAACGTGGGCTGAATTCTCTGAAATACAGTCACTAAAGCTGTCTGGGCAGGTTTCCCCACAGTGACCATTTGTTTAAAGGGATattccactgattttacacatgaaaTTCTGTCTACTGGCCATGGTAAGTCTGTGATtttataatgtcttctgtggctctggagggagCGCtcaaaagtctgagaaaataaccctgatgatgtcgtggtgatgtcatcagggttaccTCAGCTGTGCTTGGTGACATCAGATTTATAACAGGAAGTCTGCGTTACAAACTGGAGGTGTGCAATGTAAAAAATGTGGGATTTACAAGGCAGAAAGGGTCCAATTAGAGACGCTAtcgagttgcattatgggaaatgtaggatccagtgtttctaGAGTttaaccagtgggctacctctgggtcagaaaagtgaagccaaagctgaagtgctttaaacttgtattctttctaacagccagcagggggcgactcctctggttgcaaaaagaagtctgattgtatagacgtctatgagaaaaagaccctacttctcacttgatttattacctcagtaaacattgttaacatgagtttatggtcaaatcaaatcaaagggTGACATCatagtgactacgtccacttcttatatacagtccatgaGTTTAACCCATACTAGGGACTAAAAAAATCTGGATATCTTGACCTCTGCTGCTTCAATTCTGACCTTTATCTTTAGAATCACAGTGTGTCACAACTTTTTAAAAGTGCAATACTAAAATTTTGGAGTACCTCTTTAAATCCAGCAGTTCCTGTGTGTTGATTAAACATAAATGAGAACCATGTAGGATCCCTGCAATATGCATGCATCGCTGTGCTTTTAGCTTCCAAAGTCAATTTTGTGCCTCGGATATCTAACCATCTGAGAGGAACTGTGCAGTCGGAGATCCTAAATAAGTTTTTCAGCTGTCACTCATCACCACTAACTTGGTAGATAAGCAGGGTGAGACGAGGAGAAGCAGAGTTCAGTTTGTGtcactttttttcccttcaaaatgtacccaATGAAATGTAACCAACTTCAAAACAGATAATATTCCAATTaaacataattataataaatcacAATCAGCCTCTCACCATCAAACCTGCGGTGTCTCTGGGTGAAAGTAGTCAAAAGGAACTGGCTGTTCTCCTCGACGGCTTTGAGGAAGTCCCTCTCGCTCTGGAGGGCCAGCGTCTCCTCCATCTGACTGGAGCAGCAGGTGTAGTCCTGAGGACAGAGCCGCAGGTGCTCACCTAGAGTTCAAAGGTCAAACCAGGccagaagagaaagaaatgttaGGAGAAAATAGATATCTTGGTTTAATCATGACATAATGTTTTTGCGAAGCACTTTGGGCTGCAATTTCTGTAAGCTATTTTTAAtacctcaacaacaacaaaaacgcTGTTGGTCTTTTATCAGGTCAAAGCAGATGTTTTTAGTGAGAAAGTCAATTCCTCCACTCATCAGTCTGTTTGGTTACTGTGGGGAAATCTTATCAAAGATAAGGCTGTGATAGAAAATTGTAATTTCCCTGCATGAATTATTCAGCTTCAATCTGTCTTTCTTTGTCAGCTCAGGTTGGGTTTTTGATATGTCAGAGGTAATGATATGCAAACGACAACCAGGGgaggaagaaaaacacacagcgcTCTGAATGGTGCGAAAGGTTTGAATTCTTTGTTTCTATAATTTTTACATCTACAACTGCTGTTAATACAGTGGAAACTCTCCCAACTCCACCCTCGCTGATGCTCCCCTCTGCCTCTtttgttctctgtgtgtgtgtctcactatTAGCCCTCTCTCATCCCTCCATTTCCATTTCTAAACTGCCTCTCTTCATCCTTCGCTCTCCCGGCCATCTGCTCCCCTGGCCCACGGGACGGTGAGCCAAGACTCAGGCAGTGATagccccaacacacacacacacacacacacacacacacacacacacacacacacacacacacacacacacatacacaaaatcaatcaatattgTAGTTGTCTcagtgactcacacacacacacacaggggtaAATTGCCACAAAATAAATCCTCAAACACTAGAGATCTTCACACATTTCACTCATAAATTGTACTCTTTTTTTTAGTGAATGCTGTCTGagggtgacacacacacacacacacacacacagtcattctCTCGCTGATTTAAATGCAAAGCTCAACCTCCAAGAAGTAGACTACATCTACAGACAAGTGCTCCCATCATTTGCACATTAAACATCCtacttcccctcctctctctcctccacctccatcccACCCTCTCATCAAAAACTTAAAATTATCCAAAATCCAACAGTTTGTAAATCCGCgtgatgtgttttcatttaGCAGATAAGATTATCTCCAGTGAACAGAGTCCTATGGGGTATATGCAGGGATTTAAACAGTGCGCCGGTAGGCAAAAGACTAATTAGGGGCGAGGTTCTTTGTTGCACCATGTTGGCAATTTGCTCATCCCCTTAATCATCCTATTTAAACAGcacagaggggaggagggggcgggtgtaatttgttttaaaaccacCCTGTATTATATTTCTCTCTCGAGGAAAACTCTCCATGATATTCCTATATTGTGCCTCTCTGGTGCTTATGGAGGGAGTTTTGTGCCAGCTTGTACTTTTagatatcacttttttttatcatgactTGTATGTTTGTTATTTAAAGGCTTTTCTTTTTATACTAATGTTGCCATAATAAATAATTTGTGGTGGGGAGCAGTTTATGGTGACCTTATTATGACCTTATCACAtttttttaggatagcattcctataagtagaagggtataaatatatgtatgtacacatccgtttctggacgaatgtgtacatttatacacatttatgtatatatactgtatatttgttttatcaatttgtcctaccattttaccacttttattattattgatatgttctgtgatgttatgttttagcagttaccatatttgttttactctatctgcttttattgtctgatgttctgttttaacagttaccatatattttactttatttatctgcttttattgtcttgtgaagcactttgtaacatctgttttgagaagtgctatataaataaatgtattattatattattattattattattgtgcgTATTTTTATCCCTGACGCAcctatttatatacattttattataaacaGATGAGGACTGTTCTACATGAGTCATAAAACTGTTTaagtgtattttatttcattttatttttaagactgttttttttatcatgactTGGTTGTTATTTAAAGgcatttttctattttattatgttGCCATAATAAATAATTTGTGGTGGTGAGCAGTTTATAGTGACCTTACAGTGTGTATTTTTTATCCCTGACTCAcctatttctgtatattttattataaagttGAATATATTTCCAAACAGATGAGGACTGTTCTACATGAGTCCCAAAACTGTTTAATagtgtatgtgtttgttatttaaaggcattttttttatactaatGTTGCCATTATAAATAATTTGTGGTGGTGAGCAGTTTATAGTGACCTTATTGTGCTTGTTTTTATCCCTGACTCACCTATTTCtataatttttattataaaCTTGATCTCCAAACAGATGAGGACTGTTCTACATGAGTCCCAAAACTGTCTAatagtgtattttttttaagacacttaCCAGAGATTTGAGTGAGCGGAGCGGTGCCGGTGCTGTACCCCTTCTCAGAGTACACCTGCCGGGTGTCTGAGCAGCTCCTCCCCGCTGCAGCAGCACCGGAGCTCCGGGTGCTGCTCAGAACGCAGAccgagcagagcagcagcagcagcgggcacctggagagagagagccggGGATCCATCCTCAGCAGACGGCAGGAGAGGAGACGGGGTGGgtttttatatataatgaatgaatgaatgaatggatggaggTTTAGATGCACGCAAAAGTAAAAAATCCCAAATCCTCAGTCAGGTTCAAAGAATCATAGTTGTCCCaggataagtgcaaagaagagatGCATCCAGTCTGGTTTTTATATCACACATATGTCTCCATCCACCGGGTCCAGTTTAATGTGTCCTTCCTGGGAGATCCGCTGTTTGTGAGTATAAATGTAAAGGGAGTGTTGAATGAGGGGCACTCCCGTCTGCTCAGACTCCAACAGCCTCCAACAGCCTCCTGCAAACTCAGTCAAGTTAATGAGATAACAAGAGACAGGAAGAGTGTCTgtttaccaaaataaaagcacaggcATGGCAAACTGAAATAACCCCATAAAAGGGCATTATGACAAGCTGTAAAAGAGACACAAACccatataaaaaaacatgtataaacAGAGTAAAATAAGATGGTAGATGTAAATGAATGAAAGTGCTGCAGTATATGAATGAGCAGtccccaaaaaaataatttaataaaaggcGGTGACAAACTGCAACGTTTAAAGCTTCTTAAAACAGTTTAtgtattgttcttttttttcccgaCCATAAACACATAATGCCACAAATGAGACCTGAGGGCCTGAGCTGTTTTTAAAGGGCCCACCTATTCACACCAATTGCaaacatgtgtttttattggtattttatttattattattttataataataataaatattttatgaatTATGAATTATGAATTACTTTATTAAGTAAAAGCTGACTATTACCAATTGAAGCCACATAATGAGAATGTTTTAGTGATAACTCATTGTAACAAATACAGTAAATTGGCTGCATTGAAACGTTTTCTGCTATGGACAGACTTTGACACGGATGTAGCTTGCTGACACAATTGAGTCAAGTCAAGTAAATTTTATTTGTGTAGCCCAAAACTCCCCCCAACCTAATGTGAACATATATGAGAAGATAACATCCAGGAGATGTAaagcagcttccaggcgtcACCAAACAGATAGAGGCTGAGCATCACAACCTTCTCATCACCATGTAACCTTTTTGTATTTAGTTCACAGTTGCTTTGGTAATGTAAACATAAGCACAATTGAACACAATATACAACTGAAGCACCTTTTACCACCCCAAATTTGATCTTGCAGTTTGCATcactattataattatatttaagaCTAATATCCCATCGAGGGCTCAATGAGTTACACGCTTCTGCAtaattttcacaaaaaaaaagtgaagcaaAGGCAAtaggtattttattttaaaagtgcAGACCAGAAGTTGTGTGTTTCACCCCAGCTGGTTTGACTGTGCTCTATCCAACACAGAACAATGGACCGTGCAGAGGAGGACCAACAGGGGAGAGCTGGGTGAGGAGCAGCTGAGCCAAACACCTCAGGGTCCTAAAAACtactggacagacagacagacagacagacagactcaaAGATTATacacacaatacaatacaatatatgacagtaaatatataaagttGTAGAATAATTATCCATAAAGAAGGTGAAGCAAATTAACTGCAAAAATTTtacaggtatttatttatttttttttcaatattatatttattgtttttttgttcattttgaaacaacagaacaaac from Sebastes fasciatus isolate fSebFas1 chromosome 10, fSebFas1.pri, whole genome shotgun sequence carries:
- the gpc2 gene encoding glypican-2: MDPRLSLSRCPLLLLLCSVCVLSSTRSSGAAAAGRSCSDTRQVYSEKGYSTGTAPLTQISGEHLRLCPQDYTCCSSQMEETLALQSERDFLKAVEENSQFLLTTFTQRHRRFDEFFRELIDLSEKSMNQMFTKTYGRLFTQNAHVFQELFVELRRYYSGGSVSLSEVLSDFWSRLVERVFSLVNPQYQFSEDYLECVSKHAEQLQPFGDVPRRLRVQVSRAFIAARALSQGLATGRDIVNKATKLTADSECVRGLMRQWYCPLCRGVPSLRPCHSLCLNVMKGCLANQGDLDTEWNNFIDALYLVSEKLEGPFNMELAADSISVKVSEAIMHMQENSVSISTKVFQGCGNPRPAPGRSKRSPKESGGNRRPFRTYSPEEKPTTAAGTNLDRLVTELKERLRPMRGFWVSLPHTICNDEKMAADVTNEDRCWNGQTRGRYLPDVTGDGLVSQINNPEVEVDIARPDVRTRQLIMELRVVTNKLRHAQSGQDMDFMDSEEGSGSGGGDQGERYNDDWPGYGPYSPPYNKPPRNPASSPAKPPRVRERNGSKWNRNNGHGRDRSATSRLSFSLVPLLSLPLMVTVASMWR